One window of the Rhipicephalus microplus isolate Deutch F79 chromosome 2, USDA_Rmic, whole genome shotgun sequence genome contains the following:
- the LOC142789761 gene encoding bridge-like lipid transfer protein family member 3A, with protein MVSIIKNQILKHLSKFTKNLSLDKIQLSTLRGHCELRHLELDEQVLTELLELPTWLCLTRAVCNYLTLKIHWTKLKYVPIHLCLDEVLVEVETCEQLRPPSSSKPSYSSGGRYGFSDRVVDGMKVVVNSVVVNFQSASFVASFQLSRVVLDSRTPRWDPGDLRLCRIKGPDQLLLFRQLQWQMMRLEAHARGAYAGAPLRLITNGARCRIVLKKRLADCSLVSSRLVLILDELLWALTDAQLVAALHLGHSLAALVKKAAAQGRRHRVTSSTLPTPDHFSTSGAPPASSQRGGSGGTPRSPLVEFFRQHDVLETSYHMFCTRIDLHLCDDMEPKGPMRGQTRSSWGPLQGGAALQVLLEKLLIDYYPFHGAASPRSQWLKYSEPTSGRQTWVQHMLSQWAEGGPSSSSTPGSNTPSSRDWRTLMSSCLLVRLEEFSMQQVCMAGRSQRRPFLASEGATVLLPGEALHLGLTHYYARPSPATTPVTANGHVRSPGSGKGRA; from the coding sequence ATGGTGTCCATAATCAAGAATCAGATTCTCAAGCACCTTTCCAAGTTCACCAAGAACCTGTCGCTGGACAAAATCCAGCTGAGCACTCTTCGAGGCCACTGCGAGCTGCGCCACCTGGAGCTCGATGAGCAGGTTCTCACCGAGCTGCTTGAACTGCCCACGTGGCTCTGCCTCACACGGGCTGTCTGCAACTATCTCACTCTCAAGATACATTGGACAAAGTTAAAATATGTTCCTATCCACTTGTGTTTGGACGAAGTGCTGGTTGAAGTGGAAACCTGTGAGCAACTCAGGCCACCTTCGAGCAGCAAGCCCAGCTATAGCTCGGGAGGCCGCTATGGCTTTTCAGATCGTGTCGTCGACGGCATGAAAGTGGTTGTCAACTCTGTAGTGGTGAACTTCCAGTCTGCTTCGTTTGTTGCTTCATTTCAGCTGTCCCGGGTGGTGCTGGACAGCCGAACGCCTCGCTGGGACCCTGGGGACTTACGTCTCTGTCGAATCAAGGGTCCCGACCAGCTGCTGCTTTTCCGACAACTCCAGTGGCAGATGATGCGACTGGAGGCACATGCCCGAGGAGCATATGCAGGGGCACCACTGCGCCTCATCACCAACGGGGCACGCTGCCGCATTGTGCTCAAGAAGCGCCTCGCTGACTGCAGCCTGGTTTCCAGCCGCCTGGTCCTAATCTTGGATGAGCTTCTCTGGGCCTTGACTGACGCTCAGTTGGTGGCAGCCTTGCACCTGGGCCACTCTTTGGCCGCCCTGGTGAAGAAGGCGGCCGCCCAAGGGCGCCGTCACCGAGTGACCAGCTCGACCCTACCAACTCCCGACCACTTCTCGACTTCTGGCGCTCCCCCTGCTTCGTCTCAAAGGGGTGGCTCAGGAGGAACACCCAGGAGCCCCCTGGTGGAATTCTTCAGGCAGCACGACGTGCTCGAGACGTCATATCATATGTTCTGCACTCGCATCGATCTCCATCTTTGCGACGACATGGAGCCCAAGGGTCCCATGCGAGGCCAGACTCGGTCTAGCTGGGGTCCCCTTCAAGGTGGTGCTGCTCTCCAGGTCCTGCTGGAGAAGCTCCTCATCGACTACTACCCTTTCCACGGAGCAGCGAGCCCTCGCAGCCAGTGGCTCAAGTACAGCGAGCCCACATCGGGGCGGCAGACCTGGGTGCAGCATATGCTGTCCCAGTGGGCTGAGGGTGGGCCATCGTCTTCGTCCACACCGGGCAGCAACACACCATCATCACGTGACTGGCGCACGCTCATGTCCAGCTGCCTGCTTGTGCGGCTCGAGGAGTTTTCCATGCAGCAGGTATGCATGGCAGGGCGTAGCCAGCGTCGGCCGTTCCTGGCTTCGGAGGGTGCCACCGTGCTACTTCCAGGGGAAGCCCTGCATCTCGGACTGACCCACTACTACGCGCGACCTTCGCCGGCCACGACACCCGTCACGGCCAATGGCCACGTCAGGAGTCCGGGCTCCGGCAAAGGTCGCGCGTAG